One window from the genome of Clarias gariepinus isolate MV-2021 ecotype Netherlands chromosome 15, CGAR_prim_01v2, whole genome shotgun sequence encodes:
- the ttc39c gene encoding tetratricopeptide repeat protein 39C, producing the protein MAGREQHQHHSQVEMKAELDDAELALQGINMLLNNGFRESDELFRRYRTQSPLMSFGASFVSFLNAMMTFEEEKMQMACDDLRTTEKLCESDNAGVIETIRNKIKKSMDSQTSGLAVVDRLQRQIIVADCQVYLAVLSFIKQELSAYIKGGWILRKAWKMYNKCYSDISQLQEACRRRSSDQANHNTTVAESSSGLTEEALGRLKGSVSFGYGLFHLCISMVPPHLLKIVNLLGFPGDRHQGLASLIYASESRDMKAPLATLALLWYHTVVQPFFALDGSDSRAGLLEAKTILQKKAVIYPNSSLFIFFRGRVQRLECQINSALASFHDALEFASDQREIQHVCLYEIGWCSMIEMNFEDAYKAFERLKNESRWSQCYYAYLTGVCQGASGDLEGANSVFRDVPKLFKRKNNQIEQFAFRRAERLRKLGATQELCILGVVEVLYLWKALANCSSSKLQLMSQVLQGLDDPSCLGLKHLLLGAIQKCLGNIKDAVQSYQMAARDELGRLNNSYVQPYAYYELGCVLLAKPETLSRGRSLLLQAKENCTGYDFENRLHVRIHTALASVKDVVPL; encoded by the exons GACCCAAAGTCCATTGATGAGCTTCGGAGCCAGTTTTGTTTCCTTCCTG AATGCCATGATGACGTTTGAGGAGGAGAAGATGCAGATGGCCTGTGATGACCTGCGTACCACAGAGAAGCTGTGTGAGAGTGACAATGCTGGCGTCATTGAGACCATCCGCAATAAAATCAAGAAAAGT ATGGACTCTCAGACGTCAGGGTTGGCAGTAGTGGATCGGCTCCAAAGGCAGATCATAGTGGCTGACTGCCAGGTCTACCTCGCTGTGCTCTCTTTTATCAAGCAGGAACTTTCAG catACATTAAAGGAGGCTGGATCCTCCGCAAGGCTTGGAAGATGTACAACAAATGCTACAGTGACATTAGCCAGCTTCAGGAGGCTTGTCGCAGACGTTCCTCTGATCAGGCAAATCACAATACAACTGTTGCCGAGAGCAGCAGTGGGCTAACGGAGGAGGCACTGGGGCGTCTGAAAGGCTCAGTCAGTTTTGGCTACGGCCTTTTTCATCTCTGTATCTCTATGGTTCCTCCCCACCTACTGAAGATAGTAAACCTGCTGGGATTCCCAGGAGATCGACACCAGGGCTTGGCTTCGCTCATCTACGCCAGTGAGAGCAGAGACATGAAAGCACCACTGGCCAC ACTGGCTCTCTTGTGGTACCACACAGTGGTGCAGCCCTTCTTTGCTCTGGATGGTTCTGATTCTCGAGCTGGGCTGCTAGAAGCCAAAACCATCCTGCAGAAGAAAGCAGTCATTTACCCCAACTCTTCTCTCTTCATCTTTTTTAGAGGCCGAGTACAGAGGTTAGAG tgCCAGATAAACAGTGCACTGGCATCTTTCCACGATGCCCTGGAGTTTGCTTCAGACCAAAGAGAGATCCAACATGTGTGTCTCTATGAAATCG GGTGGTGCAGTATGATTGAAATGAACTTTGAAGATGCTTATAAAGCTTTTGAAAGACTAAAAAATGAGTCCAGGTGGTCACAATGCTACTACGCTTATCTAACTGGAG TATGCCAGGGAGCATCGGGTGATTTAGAAGGGGCAAACTCTGTTTTCCGAGATGTGCCTAAGCTCTTTAAACGCAAGAACAATCAGATTGAGCAGTTTGCATTCAGGAGG GCAGAGCGATTAAGGAAGCTGGGTGCCACACAGGAGCTGTGCATTCTGGGAGTTGTAGAGGTGCTGTATTTGTGGAAGGCTCTTGCAAATTGCTCATCCTCCAAACTGCAGCTCATGAGCCAAG tgCTGCAGGGTCTGGATGACCCATCCTGCCTCGGCTTAAAACACCTGCTTCTCGGTGCTATACAGAAGTGTCTCGGAAATATTAAAGATGCTGTTCAG TCGTACCAGATGGCAGCCAGAGATGAGCTGGGCCGACTGAACAACTCTTATGTGCAGCCGTACGCCTACTACGAGTTAGGATGTGTGTTATTGGCTAAACCTGAG ACTTTAAGTAGAGGAAGGTCATTGTTGCTTCAGGCAAAG GAGAACTGTACAGGATATGACTTTGAGAATAGACTGCACGTCCGAATCCACACAGCCCTTGCCTCGGTGAAGGACGTGGTCCCTCTGTGA